The Streptomyces sp. DH-12 genome has a window encoding:
- a CDS encoding HAD domain-containing protein: protein MSERKERPLLFLDVDGPLLPFGDGPQREPSGTATDSHLTRLDPRVGPRLAALPCELVWATTWEEEANTDIAPRLGLPPLPVVHWPEPSDEHEREDQWYGLHRKTRTLAAWADGRPFVWVDDEITDADRDWVSTHHPTPALLHRIASSRGLTNEDFAILDQWLRAT, encoded by the coding sequence ATGAGTGAGCGCAAGGAACGCCCGCTGCTGTTCCTGGACGTCGACGGACCTCTCCTGCCGTTCGGCGACGGCCCGCAGCGCGAGCCGTCAGGCACCGCGACAGATTCGCACCTGACGCGGCTCGACCCGCGCGTCGGGCCTCGCCTCGCGGCACTGCCGTGCGAGCTGGTCTGGGCCACCACCTGGGAGGAGGAGGCGAACACCGACATAGCACCGCGGCTCGGCCTGCCACCCCTGCCGGTCGTGCACTGGCCGGAACCCTCCGACGAGCATGAACGCGAGGACCAGTGGTACGGGCTCCACCGGAAGACCCGAACCTTGGCGGCATGGGCGGACGGACGCCCGTTCGTCTGGGTCGACGACGAGATCACCGATGCCGATCGGGACTGGGTGTCCACCCACCACCCCACCCCGGCCCTCCTCCACCGCATCGCGTCATCCCGCGGCCTTACCAACGAAGACTTCGCGATCCTCGATCAATGGCTGCGGGCCACTTGA
- a CDS encoding IS5 family transposase (programmed frameshift), whose translation MSQRLVPDELWSLVAPLLPSFASRPQGGGTAPVDERAVFTAVVYVLTSGCAWRHLPETFGVSPATAHRRFSAWTRDGLWRRLHQAVLDELGARGEVDWTSAIVDAASVRAKKGDRLTGRNPVDRGKKGSKLHVLADAQGLPLTLGVSGANVHDSQALLPLVLGIPAIRSRRGPRRRRPGRLRADKAYHSAERLKWLRERGIVPRIARPGIESSERLGRHRWKIERSISWLFGYRRLTVRYERKGSHFLAFLGLAAALTCYKKLAKLTT comes from the exons TTGTCGCAGCGGTTGGTTCCTGACGAACTTTGGTCACTGGTCGCACCGTTGCTGCCTTCGTTCGCTTCCCGTCCGCAAGGCGGAGGCACGGCCCCGGTGGATGAGCGGGCGGTGTTCACGGCTGTGGTGTACGTGCTGACCAGCGGCTGTGCCTGGCGGCACCTGCCGGAGACATTTGGCGTCTCGCCGGCCACCGCCCATCGCCGGTTCTCCGCATGGACCAGGGACGGGCTGTGGCGGCGGCTGCACCAGGCCGTTCTGGACGAACTCGGCGCCCGTGGCGAGGTGGACTGGACCTCGGCGATCGTGGACGCGGCCTCCGTCCGCGCGAAAAAGGGGGATCGCT TGACCGGGCGCAATCCGGTCGACCGGGGCAAGAAAGGCAGCAAGCTCCATGTCCTGGCCGACGCCCAGGGCCTCCCTCTCACCCTTGGCGTCTCAGGGGCGAACGTTCATGACAGCCAGGCGCTCCTGCCGCTGGTGCTGGGCATCCCCGCCATCCGCTCCCGGCGCGGCCCCCGCAGACGTCGGCCCGGCAGGCTCCGCGCCGACAAGGCGTACCACTCCGCCGAGAGGCTGAAGTGGCTGCGCGAGCGGGGCATCGTCCCGCGCATCGCCCGACCCGGCATCGAGTCCAGCGAGCGTCTCGGCCGGCACCGCTGGAAGATCGAACGGTCGATCTCCTGGCTCTTCGGCTACCGCCGCCTGACCGTCCGGTACGAGCGCAAAGGCAGCCACTTCCTGGCCTTCCTCGGACTCGCAGCGGCCCTGACCTGCTACAAGAAACTCGCAAAACTCACCACGTGA
- a CDS encoding LysR family transcriptional regulator, which translates to MRGSSSAARALGTTRPALTAQIIRLERDLGQPLLERAERGRAMQPTPFGRKVAAAVEVLRSRG; encoded by the coding sequence CTGCGCGGGTCATCGTCCGCGGCCCGGGCTCTTGGCACCACACGGCCCGCCTTGACGGCCCAGATCATCCGCCTTGAGCGAGACCTCGGTCAGCCCTTGCTGGAACGTGCTGAACGCGGCCGAGCCATGCAGCCCACTCCATTCGGCAGGAAGGTCGCCGCTGCTGTCGAGGTCCTTCGCTCACGCGGGTGA
- a CDS encoding TerB family tellurite resistance protein, with amino-acid sequence MAVWDKLKDQAKALQQNQGGRGATGGQSGGTRSGGGSKAQLIGVLKTQLGSLKTELKSGAYRDASMAVCALVAAADGQVDPAERQQVESMILSNDVLQNFPPEQLRQRFNKHVDQLTMNFQHGKAEAMQELAKAAKKPTEARAVIQTGMVIASTDGHFSQAEATVLREACATLGLSPAEFQL; translated from the coding sequence ATGGCAGTCTGGGACAAGCTCAAGGACCAGGCCAAGGCTCTCCAGCAGAATCAGGGCGGGCGTGGCGCCACCGGTGGGCAGAGCGGGGGGACGAGGTCCGGCGGGGGCAGCAAGGCCCAGCTGATCGGTGTACTGAAGACGCAACTCGGCTCGCTGAAGACCGAGTTGAAGAGCGGTGCCTACCGGGACGCGAGCATGGCGGTGTGCGCGCTGGTCGCGGCGGCCGACGGGCAGGTGGATCCGGCCGAGCGGCAGCAGGTCGAGTCGATGATCCTCAGCAACGACGTGCTCCAGAACTTCCCGCCGGAGCAGCTGCGGCAGCGTTTCAACAAGCATGTCGACCAGCTCACGATGAACTTCCAGCACGGCAAGGCCGAGGCCATGCAGGAGCTCGCCAAGGCCGCCAAGAAGCCCACCGAGGCCCGGGCCGTGATCCAGACCGGCATGGTCATCGCCAGTACCGACGGCCACTTCTCCCAGGCAGAGGCGACGGTCCTGCGCGAGGCCTGCGCGACGCTGGGGCTGTCCCCGGCCGAATTTCAACTCTGA
- a CDS encoding DUF6461 domain-containing protein, giving the protein MLGAPPGKPEGAPVKNSTTGPWAWAEDPRAVMWCVTITYGITPEEVLARYGADARTARLLTRQQAAQLAGDDLPEGSVLRAGRTGDWSFCFEDYGVMGCMPGPLSALSRGTETFSVLRGGDGMNGFAYWRDGQCTERFEPGATGTKPRPPHPWWDAVQGRLDASSEEFPGLVPVLEATARHTRAVLDTGILDGPLLTLRLDDSDLTPAPQTPQQAPRPPKGVRGVPARPGPPPPPTMRQAVNVPVT; this is encoded by the coding sequence ATGCTCGGGGCCCCGCCCGGCAAACCCGAAGGAGCCCCAGTGAAAAACTCCACCACCGGGCCATGGGCATGGGCCGAGGATCCGCGCGCCGTGATGTGGTGCGTGACCATCACCTACGGCATCACTCCTGAAGAAGTGCTCGCCCGCTACGGAGCCGACGCCCGCACCGCCCGGCTTCTCACCCGGCAGCAGGCCGCCCAGCTGGCCGGTGACGACCTGCCGGAGGGTTCGGTACTGCGGGCAGGGCGGACGGGTGACTGGTCGTTCTGCTTTGAGGACTACGGGGTCATGGGATGCATGCCCGGCCCGTTGTCCGCGCTGTCCCGCGGCACGGAGACCTTCAGCGTACTGCGAGGCGGAGACGGTATGAACGGCTTCGCCTACTGGCGGGACGGACAGTGCACCGAGCGGTTCGAGCCGGGCGCCACCGGCACCAAACCTCGTCCTCCACACCCCTGGTGGGATGCAGTGCAGGGGCGGCTAGACGCATCGAGCGAAGAATTCCCCGGCCTCGTCCCGGTACTGGAAGCGACAGCACGCCACACCAGAGCCGTACTCGACACGGGCATCCTCGACGGGCCGCTGCTCACCCTGCGGCTCGATGACAGCGACCTCACCCCCGCCCCTCAAACTCCCCAGCAAGCACCACGGCCTCCCAAGGGCGTGCGGGGCGTCCCCGCCCGGCCTGGACCACCCCCGCCACCCACCATGAGGCAAGCCGTCAACGTCCCCGTCACCTGA
- a CDS encoding ISAs1 family transposase, which translates to MLDQLPDPRRVRGRRYRLGSLLALCLLAVLGGATTLAGIARFATDAPAEVRTRIGLGSLPRATTLGRLLSRIDGDALDDAIGVWLARHAADPVEDDQPLVGLAVDGKTVRGSRNGDQNAVHLLAAVLHESQAVISQRQIAAKSNEIPAFTPLLDRLHLHGHVITADAMHTQTDHAEQITARGAHYILVVKGNQKKLRRQLRRLPWREVPLQHRTRERAHGRGEIRRLKVCTVQPGLLFPHAVQAIEVKRRRTNRTTGKTTIKTIYAVTSLTPEQATASQFAELIRGHWQVEALHHVRDVTFAEDASRVRTGTAPRAMATFRNLAIGLIRQAGWTNIAAATDHYRSRTDHALQLLDLES; encoded by the coding sequence ATGTTGGACCAGCTCCCGGATCCCAGGCGGGTGCGGGGCCGCCGTTACCGGCTGGGTTCTCTGCTCGCCCTGTGCCTGCTCGCGGTCCTGGGTGGGGCGACCACCCTGGCCGGCATCGCCCGGTTCGCCACGGACGCCCCCGCCGAAGTGCGCACGCGGATCGGGCTCGGCAGCCTCCCACGCGCCACCACCCTGGGCCGCCTGCTGTCCCGCATCGACGGTGACGCACTCGACGACGCCATCGGCGTCTGGCTCGCCCGACACGCGGCCGACCCGGTCGAGGACGACCAGCCGCTGGTAGGCCTGGCCGTCGACGGCAAGACCGTGCGCGGCAGCCGCAACGGCGACCAGAACGCCGTTCACCTCCTGGCCGCCGTCCTGCACGAGTCCCAGGCAGTGATCTCCCAGCGACAGATCGCTGCGAAGAGCAACGAAATCCCCGCCTTCACCCCGCTGCTGGACCGGCTTCACCTGCACGGCCACGTGATCACCGCCGACGCGATGCACACCCAGACCGATCACGCCGAGCAGATCACCGCCCGGGGTGCCCACTACATCCTCGTCGTCAAAGGCAACCAGAAAAAGCTCCGCCGCCAGCTACGGCGACTGCCCTGGCGCGAGGTCCCGCTTCAGCACCGCACCCGCGAACGGGCACACGGGCGAGGCGAGATACGCCGCCTCAAAGTCTGCACAGTCCAGCCGGGCCTGCTCTTTCCGCACGCCGTCCAGGCCATCGAGGTCAAGCGCCGTCGCACGAACCGCACGACCGGGAAGACCACCATCAAGACGATCTACGCGGTCACCAGCCTCACCCCCGAGCAGGCCACCGCGTCCCAGTTCGCCGAACTGATCCGTGGGCACTGGCAGGTCGAGGCCCTGCACCACGTGCGGGACGTGACCTTCGCCGAGGACGCCTCTCGCGTCCGCACCGGAACCGCGCCCCGCGCGATGGCGACCTTCCGCAACCTCGCCATCGGCCTCATCCGCCAGGCCGGCTGGACGAACATCGCCGCCGCCACCGACCACTACCGGTCACGGACCGACCACGCACTCCAACTACTCGATCTTGAAAGCTGA
- a CDS encoding DUF6193 family natural product biosynthesis protein produces MTSNSPRPATPADADLYPDLAAAGSLAAALELAAAEQGLDLDVVLCNESDPLRSAGVASTAAGREPCWIFIGAESRWFNINGLRQGVQLLSGATSDLGELARAAAGWRNGAKLREIQKVAPFIEVSELAEAHERGPAAAVTVQWRLLLEDLRQEADRLDLARQTLELAEAASAEPKLRQLYPLTSHWSLHFTTCTGFPYSWDVPFVDPLRDGRYRICGPSRGTVIGEAETAEDAVALVLNGLPENCGPAVAGTANDRHPQ; encoded by the coding sequence GTGACCTCAAATTCCCCTCGCCCTGCCACTCCCGCCGACGCTGATCTCTATCCGGATCTTGCGGCTGCCGGCAGTCTTGCTGCGGCTCTGGAACTGGCAGCTGCCGAACAGGGTCTCGATCTCGATGTGGTGCTGTGCAATGAGTCGGACCCACTGCGGTCAGCTGGGGTCGCCAGCACAGCCGCTGGCCGGGAACCTTGCTGGATCTTCATCGGGGCGGAGAGCCGCTGGTTCAACATCAATGGCCTGCGCCAAGGGGTTCAGCTGCTCTCTGGGGCGACCTCCGATCTGGGCGAGCTGGCCCGAGCCGCGGCAGGTTGGCGTAACGGGGCCAAACTCCGCGAGATCCAGAAGGTCGCTCCCTTCATCGAGGTGAGCGAGCTGGCCGAAGCGCATGAACGCGGTCCAGCCGCAGCGGTCACCGTGCAGTGGCGACTTCTCCTGGAGGACTTGCGCCAAGAGGCCGATCGGCTCGACCTCGCGCGCCAGACGCTTGAGCTCGCTGAGGCCGCCTCCGCCGAACCGAAGCTGCGGCAGTTGTATCCACTCACCAGCCACTGGTCGCTTCATTTCACCACCTGCACCGGCTTCCCGTACTCATGGGACGTTCCGTTCGTTGATCCGCTGCGCGACGGCCGATATCGCATCTGCGGCCCGTCCCGTGGAACAGTCATCGGCGAAGCCGAGACCGCGGAGGACGCTGTCGCGCTGGTGCTGAATGGCCTTCCAGAGAACTGCGGGCCGGCGGTCGCCGGGACCGCGAATGATCGGCATCCGCAATAG
- a CDS encoding ISAs1 family transposase has translation MGRTAAPVPLADAVTLSGFLGLVPDPRGVRGRRYRLSALVAAAAASVLAGARSLTAITEWIGDIPAWACRVLGFPVDPLTGTVSVPHPHTLRRLLVQLDGDALDRAIGAFLTARATPAGPGLRAIAVDGKALRGSRTHVTGHVTLLAAMDHTGHVLAQRQVTDKSNEIPAFRPLLDSVDLTGTVITADALHTQHAHGTYLRERGAHYIAQVKANHPGLFDRVRRLPWREITLDHYDRTRAHHRLEIRRLKTAAFAHFGCPDARQALQVVRWRKDFTSGKLTIERVYLITSLPPGAVTGAQLADWIRGHWKIENLLHHVRDRTFHEDDSTIHVGHLPRIMAGLRNLAIGVHRQDGHTNIAAALRHTARDWRRPLAALGITG, from the coding sequence TTGGGCCGGACTGCCGCGCCGGTCCCGCTGGCGGACGCGGTCACGCTGTCCGGTTTCCTGGGTCTGGTGCCCGATCCGCGAGGCGTCCGTGGCCGCCGCTACCGGTTGTCCGCCCTGGTCGCCGCGGCCGCTGCCAGTGTCCTGGCCGGTGCCCGCTCGCTCACCGCGATCACGGAATGGATCGGCGACATCCCCGCGTGGGCCTGCCGGGTTCTCGGCTTCCCCGTCGACCCGCTGACCGGCACCGTGTCCGTCCCGCACCCCCACACCCTGCGCCGTCTGCTCGTCCAGCTCGACGGCGACGCCCTGGACCGGGCGATCGGCGCCTTCCTCACCGCCCGCGCCACCCCGGCCGGCCCCGGACTGCGGGCGATCGCTGTCGACGGCAAGGCCCTGCGCGGCTCGCGCACCCACGTCACCGGGCACGTCACCCTGCTCGCCGCGATGGACCACACCGGCCACGTCCTGGCCCAGCGCCAGGTCACCGACAAGAGCAACGAGATCCCCGCCTTCCGGCCCCTGCTGGACAGCGTCGACCTGACCGGCACGGTCATCACCGCCGACGCGCTGCACACCCAGCACGCTCACGGCACCTACCTCCGCGAGCGCGGTGCCCACTACATCGCCCAGGTCAAGGCCAACCATCCCGGCCTGTTCGACCGCGTTCGCCGCCTGCCCTGGCGCGAGATCACGCTCGACCACTACGACCGCACCCGGGCCCACCACCGCCTGGAGATCCGTCGGCTGAAGACCGCCGCCTTCGCCCACTTCGGCTGTCCCGACGCCCGCCAGGCCCTTCAAGTCGTGCGTTGGAGGAAGGACTTCACCAGCGGCAAGCTCACCATCGAGCGCGTCTACCTGATCACCAGCCTGCCGCCCGGTGCGGTCACCGGCGCCCAGCTCGCCGACTGGATCAGAGGCCACTGGAAGATCGAAAACCTTCTGCACCACGTCCGCGACCGAACGTTCCACGAGGACGACTCCACAATCCATGTCGGCCATCTCCCGCGCATCATGGCCGGCCTGCGCAACCTCGCCATCGGAGTCCACCGCCAGGACGGCCACACCAACATCGCCGCCGCCCTACGTCACACCGCCCGCGACTGGCGAAGGCCCCTGGCCGCCCTCGGCATCACCGGATGA